In Candidatus Bathyarchaeia archaeon, one genomic interval encodes:
- a CDS encoding uroporphyrinogen decarboxylase family protein: MNRRERFFRALDLEEPDYVPITDLALDPPIVDAVLGKRFSGGVFTMAGGSAGWDESLNYRLALIEACKKLGFDAAPALSDYSLTTKDYSPRYIDGKRYVDHWGRVMQMSREAKTTFFVSGIIESQEDLEFYEPPDPFHQDVIEAIEKIMSKARGEDIAIIAQCHSGWHMAFQVRGGIDKILVDFYRNPLFAKKLLDKIARSCQGFAKVMAEAGVDALFVTDDYADSKGPFMSPEIFRKYELPNLKEIVSVGRKYGIPVLKHSDGNIYPILEDIVGSGISCLHPIEPGVMSLRDVKERYGLKICLAGNVDCKYVLPFGDEEDVKRDVRRCVNAAAEGGGFILTSSNSLHANVKVENIYTMVKEARKYGRYPLHGK, from the coding sequence ATGAATCGTAGAGAAAGGTTTTTTAGGGCTTTAGACTTAGAGGAGCCGGACTATGTTCCAATAACGGATCTTGCTCTCGACCCGCCAATCGTTGATGCAGTCCTAGGTAAAAGATTTTCCGGCGGAGTTTTCACGATGGCTGGTGGAAGCGCTGGGTGGGATGAATCGCTAAACTATAGGCTTGCCCTTATCGAAGCGTGCAAAAAGCTGGGTTTTGATGCGGCACCAGCCCTATCCGATTACTCGCTTACGACAAAGGATTATAGTCCTAGGTATATTGATGGGAAAAGGTATGTTGATCATTGGGGCAGAGTAATGCAGATGAGCAGGGAGGCGAAGACAACGTTCTTTGTCAGCGGAATAATCGAATCTCAAGAGGATTTAGAATTCTATGAGCCGCCGGACCCATTCCATCAAGATGTCATTGAAGCCATTGAGAAAATTATGAGTAAAGCGAGAGGTGAAGATATCGCCATTATAGCGCAGTGCCACAGCGGATGGCACATGGCGTTTCAGGTAAGAGGCGGAATAGATAAAATATTGGTAGACTTCTATCGAAATCCGCTTTTCGCAAAGAAACTTCTAGATAAAATTGCAAGGTCTTGCCAAGGTTTCGCCAAAGTTATGGCTGAGGCCGGGGTGGACGCCCTATTCGTGACAGATGATTACGCTGATAGTAAAGGGCCCTTTATGAGCCCAGAAATCTTTAGGAAATACGAGCTACCTAACTTAAAGGAAATCGTTAGCGTTGGGAGAAAATATGGTATACCGGTGTTAAAGCATTCGGACGGAAATATTTACCCAATATTAGAGGATATAGTTGGCTCAGGTATATCTTGCTTGCATCCCATAGAGCCCGGCGTAATGAGCTTAAGGGATGTAAAGGAGAGATATGGCTTAAAGATATGTTTGGCGGGAAATGTTGACTGTAAATATGTTCTTCCATTTGGCGATGAAGAGGATGTGAAAAGAGACGTGAGAAGATGCGTTAACGCGGCCGCGGAAGGTGGAGGGTTCATCCTAACATCAAGCAACTCATTACACGCAAATGTCAAGGTAGAAAACATTTACACAATGGTAAAAGAAGCAAGAAAATATGGAAGATATCCTCTACATGGCAAATAA
- a CDS encoding GH3 auxin-responsive promoter family protein codes for MMDEGEIWRKYCSFFEKPFSEQVAYSEERVKRHFEKWKKTKTAKYLMMKYGREFERFEDIPLTTYEDYPILREFGSKIEAMMAKKPRKWGERLFAYYSGLFAELKPIIDEWMIDEFGYAAKTSGTTGEPKWIIHGVTSMRDYEENCVTIGALICSENWGETKVREGETGLQLAAPIPYISGWGLLLGSKYFNVVPSVETAEEVTDMGRRMWIILKEIERGKRPVFAAGATSFFQLVCRYLKNKPEIFREYYSSLNAGFAKAYMLFKWLSSYFGKKHEKLADLLPLKGIGVAGVNIEPYKDFFVQEFGIEPTNIYGSTEFPVIMCGPPDRKECLIPNLRSGYYEFIDERGNLRRIDELKKGETYELVGTSIESILIRHRIRDLLSVVDFRDDGMPYFIFKSRVEEVLDFYGYFRLTERIFSRALREAGLKYFEKWAITKMFSGEGEYLYVAMEKPWEHSEEETARIIFEALLKTFPDFQNYVRDFSVKNPTEIIKVKYLRKGAFLQYSVKMAKEGAEIGQIKPPKIVSAERKRVLDLLESI; via the coding sequence ATGATGGATGAGGGAGAGATATGGCGTAAATATTGCAGCTTTTTTGAGAAGCCGTTTTCTGAGCAAGTTGCCTACTCCGAAGAGAGAGTTAAGAGGCATTTTGAGAAGTGGAAGAAGACAAAGACGGCGAAATACCTGATGATGAAATATGGCAGAGAATTCGAAAGATTTGAAGATATACCATTAACAACCTACGAGGACTATCCTATTCTACGAGAATTCGGATCAAAAATAGAGGCAATGATGGCGAAAAAACCTCGAAAGTGGGGAGAACGCCTATTTGCCTATTATTCCGGGTTATTTGCCGAGCTAAAGCCCATAATCGACGAATGGATGATCGACGAATTCGGCTACGCTGCAAAAACATCCGGTACAACCGGAGAACCTAAATGGATAATTCACGGCGTCACAAGCATGAGAGACTATGAAGAGAATTGCGTAACTATAGGAGCCCTAATTTGCAGCGAAAACTGGGGGGAGACTAAGGTCAGAGAGGGCGAGACTGGATTACAGCTCGCCGCGCCTATCCCATATATTTCAGGATGGGGGCTTCTGTTGGGCAGCAAATATTTTAATGTCGTCCCCTCAGTGGAAACCGCCGAAGAAGTAACTGATATGGGAAGAAGAATGTGGATTATTCTTAAGGAGATTGAAAGGGGGAAGAGGCCGGTCTTCGCTGCCGGAGCAACATCTTTCTTTCAACTGGTTTGTAGGTATCTGAAAAATAAACCCGAAATATTCAGAGAGTACTATAGTTCACTGAATGCTGGCTTTGCAAAGGCCTACATGTTATTTAAATGGTTAAGCTCATATTTTGGTAAAAAGCATGAGAAGTTGGCGGATCTGCTGCCGCTTAAAGGTATAGGGGTAGCTGGCGTAAATATAGAGCCATATAAGGATTTTTTCGTCCAAGAATTTGGGATTGAGCCGACCAACATATATGGTTCTACGGAGTTCCCAGTAATTATGTGCGGGCCTCCGGATAGAAAGGAGTGTTTGATCCCGAATTTAAGATCCGGCTACTATGAATTCATTGATGAAAGGGGTAATTTAAGGAGGATAGATGAGCTTAAAAAAGGAGAGACCTATGAGCTTGTAGGAACATCTATCGAATCTATCCTCATCAGACATAGGATTAGAGACCTTCTATCAGTCGTCGATTTTAGGGATGATGGTATGCCATATTTCATTTTTAAGAGCCGAGTTGAGGAAGTGTTAGACTTCTATGGATACTTTAGGCTCACTGAAAGAATCTTTTCAAGAGCCTTAAGGGAGGCGGGGTTGAAATATTTTGAGAAGTGGGCTATTACAAAAATGTTTAGCGGTGAAGGAGAATACCTATACGTCGCGATGGAGAAGCCATGGGAGCATTCAGAAGAAGAAACCGCCAGAATCATATTTGAGGCACTCTTAAAAACATTCCCTGACTTCCAAAACTATGTGAGAGACTTCTCCGTCAAGAACCCTACTGAAATCATTAAAGTTAAGTATTTAAGGAAAGGAGCATTCCTACAATACTCGGTTAAAATGGCGAAAGAAGGCGCGGAGATAGGTCAAATAAAGCCTCCAAAGATTGTTTCTGCCGAGAGAAAAAGGGTACTAGATTTATTGGAGTCGATTTGA
- a CDS encoding ATPase domain-containing protein translates to MRRIPTGVEKLDEILQGGFPEGSTILIAGGPGTGKTILAAQFIYLGAAKYREKGVFVTFEEGAESFKNNMLTLGWNFDNLQKKQQVEILDLLSLKETDKAEAALDEIIETVRVMGAKRLVIDSITALTVVFRSMAEVRTLISILQKVLRRLGCTTILTAEIPWGSGRLGTGVEEFLSDGIIMLEMVSRENFLRRRLIVLKMRATDLNLRYYQYNISKNIGVELLPYPEAEE, encoded by the coding sequence TTGAGAAGAATCCCAACAGGAGTGGAGAAGCTCGACGAAATATTGCAGGGTGGCTTTCCAGAGGGGAGCACAATTTTAATAGCCGGAGGCCCCGGAACCGGTAAGACTATACTTGCAGCCCAATTCATATATTTGGGGGCCGCAAAGTATAGGGAGAAAGGCGTTTTTGTAACTTTTGAGGAGGGGGCTGAGTCCTTTAAGAATAATATGCTTACGCTTGGATGGAACTTCGACAACTTGCAGAAAAAACAGCAGGTAGAGATTCTAGATCTTTTATCCCTGAAGGAAACTGATAAAGCGGAGGCGGCCCTCGATGAAATAATTGAGACCGTTAGAGTTATGGGGGCTAAAAGGCTAGTTATAGATTCCATTACCGCTTTAACAGTTGTGTTCAGAAGCATGGCTGAGGTAAGAACATTAATATCTATTCTCCAGAAAGTGCTGCGTAGACTGGGCTGCACAACAATATTGACGGCTGAAATCCCGTGGGGGAGTGGCAGGCTTGGCACCGGTGTTGAGGAGTTTCTATCCGACGGAATAATTATGCTTGAAATGGTTTCTAGAGAAAACTTCCTCAGAAGGAGATTGATAGTTCTTAAGATGCGGGCGACGGATCTAAACCTGAGATACTACCAGTATAATATCTCAAAGAATATTGGAGTAGAATTATTACCTTATCCGGAGGCTGAAGAGTGA
- a CDS encoding PadR family transcriptional regulator, with translation MAQRDTHSLVRFSVSREIRDKFCKTFLDLIVVLMLLRDGPMTGYKLLSHIYEAFGVLVAPSVLYPTLHLMEKRGLIKGDTMTNRSRVFSVTEKGKSWARERMTALIRLLVDLERRVDSAP, from the coding sequence ATGGCTCAGAGAGATACGCATAGCCTCGTCAGATTTTCTGTCTCAAGGGAAATCAGGGATAAATTCTGTAAAACGTTTCTAGACTTAATCGTCGTGCTGATGTTGCTAAGGGATGGTCCCATGACTGGTTATAAGCTGCTGTCGCATATATATGAGGCTTTTGGGGTCTTGGTTGCGCCAAGCGTCCTATATCCTACACTCCATTTAATGGAGAAGAGAGGTTTAATCAAGGGAGATACGATGACAAATAGGAGTAGAGTCTTCTCTGTAACTGAAAAAGGGAAGTCTTGGGCTAGGGAAAGGATGACAGCCTTAATACGCTTGCTGGTAGATTTGGAGAGAAGAGTAGATAGCGCCCCTTAA
- a CDS encoding class I SAM-dependent methyltransferase: MNENMCGKPSEVEHYFTPRPRSKPEFKLINAYLRGKRFQFLTSKSVFSKNRVDLGTRILVENMILPEKGYVLDIGCGYGVIGIVAAALNPNIHVVMVDVNKRAVNLAKHNIKINGVNNAEARHGSLYDPVRGMTFECILSNPPISAGLATVRAIVTEAPKYLSNGGVLQIVVRSKIGKERFTQMLKEAFGNFTVLARESGYRVLIAEKKSAS; encoded by the coding sequence ATGAATGAAAATATGTGCGGTAAACCTAGTGAAGTAGAGCACTACTTTACTCCCAGACCGAGATCTAAGCCGGAGTTTAAGCTGATAAATGCGTATCTACGTGGAAAAAGATTTCAGTTTTTGACGTCTAAAAGCGTCTTTTCGAAGAATCGAGTTGATCTAGGCACAAGAATTTTGGTTGAAAACATGATTCTACCAGAAAAAGGTTATGTTCTGGATATTGGCTGCGGATACGGAGTTATTGGAATTGTAGCCGCCGCATTGAACCCCAATATTCACGTAGTAATGGTTGACGTAAATAAGCGGGCCGTAAACCTCGCTAAACACAACATCAAGATTAATGGGGTTAATAACGCTGAAGCTAGACATGGCAGCCTTTATGATCCCGTTAGGGGCATGACTTTTGAATGTATACTCTCCAATCCGCCTATAAGCGCCGGGCTAGCAACGGTCAGAGCCATAGTGACTGAGGCGCCGAAATATTTAAGCAATGGGGGCGTACTACAGATAGTTGTGAGATCGAAGATTGGGAAAGAAAGATTTACACAGATGCTCAAGGAAGCATTCGGCAATTTTACAGTTCTCGCGAGGGAAAGCGGGTATCGCGTTTTAATAGCTGAGAAGAAGAGCGCCTCCTGA
- the pyrB gene encoding aspartate carbamoyltransferase, with protein sequence MVSAADFIGRDVISIRDFTREEIDYILRISSEMEHLVKTGSDMLRGRIMATLFFEPSTRTRLSFETAMYKLGGSVIGFSEPEISSVKKGESLADTVRVVEKYSDIIVLRHPAEGAARFAAEYAKIPVINAGSGAEEHPTQALLDLYTILKEKGCIDGLTIALMGDLRYGRTVHSLAYALSLYNVKLLLVSPELLKMRREVLEDIKRRIEVYEHTNIDEVLPEIDVLYVTRIQKERFPDLSEYAKVKGSYRIDLNTLRKAKDDLIVLHPLPRVDEISAEVDSTPFAKYFQQVENGLVTRMALLSLILGAVKE encoded by the coding sequence ATGGTCAGCGCAGCAGATTTTATTGGAAGAGATGTTATTTCGATAAGGGACTTTACACGCGAGGAGATAGACTATATTCTCAGGATTTCCAGCGAGATGGAGCATTTAGTTAAAACCGGCTCCGATATGCTTAGGGGCCGAATAATGGCTACTTTATTTTTTGAACCCAGCACTAGGACTAGGCTAAGCTTTGAAACAGCTATGTATAAGCTTGGCGGCTCAGTTATAGGGTTCAGTGAACCGGAAATTTCCTCGGTGAAAAAAGGCGAAAGCTTAGCTGACACCGTTCGGGTTGTTGAAAAATACTCGGATATAATAGTTTTACGCCATCCAGCTGAAGGGGCTGCACGCTTTGCGGCAGAGTACGCTAAGATACCAGTTATAAACGCGGGTTCAGGTGCAGAGGAGCATCCGACCCAGGCGCTTCTAGATTTATACACTATCCTTAAGGAAAAAGGGTGTATTGATGGCCTCACAATAGCGTTAATGGGCGATTTAAGGTATGGTAGAACCGTTCATTCGCTCGCTTATGCACTATCGCTATATAATGTTAAATTGCTTCTGGTCTCCCCTGAACTCCTGAAGATGAGGAGAGAGGTGCTAGAAGATATTAAGAGGCGTATAGAGGTCTATGAGCATACAAACATAGATGAGGTTCTCCCGGAGATCGACGTCCTATATGTGACCCGCATCCAGAAGGAAAGGTTCCCGGACTTATCTGAGTACGCTAAGGTTAAGGGGTCTTATAGGATAGATCTTAACACTTTGAGAAAGGCCAAAGATGATCTTATAGTGCTTCATCCTCTTCCGAGAGTAGATGAAATCTCAGCCGAAGTGGATTCAACGCCCTTTGCAAAGTATTTCCAGCAGGTTGAAAATGGCTTGGTTACGAGGATGGCTCTTTTATCGTTGATTTTAGGCGCAGTGAAAGAATAA
- a CDS encoding PadR family transcriptional regulator → MFRFYDEEHDNPPHVPPPPPPPPHGPWRNLGRHLACVPKGFLKFRVLWLLKEKPMSGSEIMDEIEKETHGFWKPSPGSIYPLLAWLQDKGYIKEVPSGETGVKRYAITEQGLKLLEEQANIQEKMRRIIFFAPRFIWFLPSMRRVAELRESFEKTIRSLIDLEEALREKFDEETLKEASRILNEAAEKIEGLAKKAREK, encoded by the coding sequence ATGTTCAGGTTCTATGACGAGGAACACGATAATCCGCCGCATGTGCCTCCACCACCCCCACCTCCACCACACGGACCATGGAGAAACTTAGGTAGACATTTAGCCTGCGTTCCTAAAGGCTTTTTAAAGTTCCGTGTTCTCTGGCTGCTGAAAGAGAAGCCCATGTCGGGCTCAGAGATAATGGATGAAATTGAGAAGGAGACTCATGGTTTCTGGAAGCCTAGCCCCGGGTCGATTTATCCGCTCCTAGCATGGTTACAGGATAAGGGCTATATTAAAGAAGTTCCAAGTGGAGAGACGGGGGTAAAACGTTACGCAATAACCGAGCAGGGCTTAAAACTGCTGGAGGAGCAGGCTAACATACAGGAGAAAATGCGGAGAATAATCTTTTTTGCTCCACGCTTCATATGGTTCCTTCCCTCAATGAGAAGGGTTGCTGAGTTACGGGAATCCTTTGAGAAAACTATTAGATCTCTTATAGATTTGGAGGAGGCTCTTAGGGAGAAGTTCGACGAGGAAACGCTTAAGGAGGCATCCAGAATTCTAAACGAGGCTGCCGAGAAGATTGAAGGGCTCGCTAAGAAGGCTAGGGAGAAATAG
- a CDS encoding ThuA domain-containing protein, with amino-acid sequence MKRLLMVTHSAGFKHDYLPVARETIKRIGAESGRFDVVATDECDLLNHENLKKFDAILFATTGELPISDEQKMDFINAVKGGKGFIGIHNAADTFYKFPEYGRMLGGYFHSHPWTQEVAVIVEDRNHPATRHLPERFTVKEEVYTFRDWSRDRTHVLIKLDNSSVDLSKGTRPDNDYALCWCHNYGEGRVFYTAFGHFKEIWSEEWFQTHLLNGILWAMRVL; translated from the coding sequence ATGAAAAGGCTCCTTATGGTGACCCACTCAGCTGGCTTTAAACATGATTACCTGCCAGTTGCTAGGGAGACCATTAAGAGAATCGGTGCCGAGTCAGGGAGGTTTGACGTAGTCGCCACAGATGAATGTGATCTTTTAAACCATGAGAACTTGAAAAAGTTTGATGCAATATTATTCGCGACGACCGGCGAGCTGCCAATATCTGATGAGCAAAAAATGGACTTCATAAATGCGGTTAAAGGTGGAAAAGGTTTCATAGGTATCCATAATGCTGCGGACACATTCTACAAGTTTCCGGAATACGGGAGGATGCTTGGCGGATACTTTCATAGCCATCCGTGGACTCAGGAGGTCGCGGTTATCGTGGAAGACAGAAATCATCCGGCTACAAGACATCTTCCGGAAAGATTTACCGTCAAAGAGGAGGTTTACACGTTTAGGGACTGGTCCCGAGACAGAACTCATGTTCTAATAAAATTAGACAATAGCTCGGTCGACTTAAGTAAAGGGACTAGGCCGGACAACGACTATGCGCTCTGCTGGTGCCACAATTATGGTGAGGGCAGAGTCTTCTATACGGCGTTTGGACATTTTAAAGAGATTTGGAGCGAAGAATGGTTTCAGACGCATCTATTAAATGGCATACTATGGGCGATGAGGGTTCTGTAA
- a CDS encoding phosphotyrosine protein phosphatase → MAINEKPKRILFVCTANVDRSPTAEAILRGVDGFEVRSAGIWPNARKRITEGLIDWADVIFAMEEHHKDAIVALKPEAENKIVVLDIPDIYARSDPRLIKLLKDKLSEYLGRIWEK, encoded by the coding sequence GTGGCAATAAATGAAAAACCTAAGCGTATTCTCTTTGTTTGCACGGCTAATGTTGATCGGAGCCCAACAGCCGAGGCTATTTTAAGAGGCGTCGATGGGTTTGAGGTTCGATCAGCCGGCATATGGCCTAACGCTAGGAAAAGAATAACGGAGGGGCTTATTGATTGGGCTGACGTAATATTTGCGATGGAAGAGCATCATAAGGATGCTATAGTGGCCTTGAAGCCTGAGGCAGAAAACAAAATCGTTGTGCTTGACATACCGGATATATATGCGAGAAGCGATCCAAGGCTAATAAAATTGCTGAAAGATAAGCTCTCCGAGTACTTAGGGAGAATATGGGAAAAATAA
- a CDS encoding zinc-binding dehydrogenase: protein MRGYRVVFPKANTIEIEEFDVKEPSEGEVLVENVATLISTGTELTALTGDFPERSAWSIYVKYPFVPGYSSVGRIVKCGAEVEGFTVGDMIAAMSPHATYATVRADQIIKVPEGVNVEEACFHTIAAGVMNSVRLAKVSLGESVAVVGLGLLGQMAVMFSRMAGAHPVIAVDLAEYRLKLSELSGATHTLRAGDWGDLREAVRRITRGRMVDKVFEVTGNPSVIPEAITLTKPLGYFVVLSSPRGKTAIDFHDEVNRPSRVIIGTHFSSQPEYETPYNPWTRKRNTELFFDLLSARYIRVSHLITHRYSWRNAEEAYRMLLKDRFNAMGVILQFKNY, encoded by the coding sequence GTGAGGGGTTACAGGGTCGTTTTTCCAAAGGCCAATACCATTGAGATTGAAGAATTCGACGTTAAGGAGCCGTCTGAAGGCGAGGTTCTGGTGGAGAACGTGGCGACGTTGATAAGCACGGGGACGGAGCTGACGGCTTTGACTGGCGATTTCCCGGAGCGGTCAGCTTGGTCAATATATGTTAAGTATCCTTTCGTGCCAGGGTATTCTAGCGTTGGTAGAATAGTAAAGTGCGGCGCTGAGGTTGAGGGCTTCACTGTTGGCGATATGATTGCAGCGATGTCCCCGCATGCAACCTACGCCACTGTCCGCGCGGATCAGATTATAAAGGTTCCCGAGGGCGTTAACGTTGAAGAAGCATGCTTCCATACGATTGCGGCTGGAGTGATGAATTCAGTTAGGCTTGCAAAAGTTTCCCTAGGCGAATCTGTTGCGGTTGTCGGCCTTGGGCTTCTTGGGCAGATGGCCGTGATGTTCTCTAGGATGGCTGGAGCGCATCCGGTTATAGCCGTAGATCTCGCCGAATACAGGCTTAAGCTTTCCGAGCTATCGGGGGCAACGCATACTCTACGCGCTGGCGACTGGGGCGATCTGAGAGAAGCCGTTAGGAGAATAACTAGGGGAAGAATGGTGGATAAAGTCTTTGAGGTAACAGGGAATCCAAGCGTTATACCAGAAGCTATAACGCTCACTAAACCTCTGGGATACTTTGTAGTTTTAAGTTCGCCTAGAGGAAAGACAGCAATAGACTTTCATGATGAGGTTAATAGGCCGAGCAGAGTGATAATTGGGACTCATTTCTCCAGCCAACCCGAATACGAGACACCATATAATCCATGGACGAGAAAAAGGAACACTGAGCTATTTTTCGATCTATTGTCAGCTAGATATATTAGAGTTAGCCATTTAATAACGCATAGATATTCTTGGCGTAATGCTGAAGAAGCCTATAGAATGCTCTTAAAGGATAGGTTTAATGCTATGGGCGTAATCCTCCAATTCAAGAATTACTGA
- a CDS encoding flavodoxin family protein, whose amino-acid sequence MVFIVGIVGSPRIGGNTEMLLQEALNAATEEGAQTEIIRLADKEIKPCDACLSCRRTGECHIKDDFQEIFDKMVKADGIILASPVYFGSATPQIMALIDRAGYVSMAKGRIFENKVGGPLVVARRAGQNFTFAQLLFFFMIQGMIVPGSTYWNIAFGRDKGDVLKDEEGLRTARNFAKKMVWLIKKIKGLG is encoded by the coding sequence ATGGTTTTCATAGTAGGGATTGTAGGTAGCCCGAGAATTGGCGGCAACACCGAGATGCTCCTTCAAGAGGCTTTAAACGCGGCCACCGAGGAGGGCGCTCAAACCGAAATTATAAGGTTGGCTGACAAGGAGATTAAGCCATGCGATGCTTGCCTTTCATGCAGAAGAACGGGCGAATGCCATATAAAGGATGATTTCCAAGAGATCTTTGATAAAATGGTTAAAGCGGACGGCATAATACTTGCTTCACCAGTCTACTTTGGATCCGCGACACCGCAGATAATGGCTTTAATCGACAGAGCTGGGTATGTTTCCATGGCTAAAGGGCGGATTTTTGAGAACAAGGTTGGGGGACCACTAGTTGTAGCTAGAAGAGCTGGCCAAAACTTCACATTCGCGCAGCTGCTCTTCTTCTTTATGATTCAAGGCATGATTGTTCCGGGGTCAACATACTGGAACATAGCTTTCGGCAGGGATAAAGGCGACGTGCTTAAAGATGAAGAGGGTTTAAGAACTGCGAGAAACTTCGCGAAGAAGATGGTTTGGCTTATAAAAAAGATAAAGGGATTAGGGTGA
- a CDS encoding MBL fold metallo-hydrolase, with translation MEIRFLGGAREVGRNAISVKTAKTQILLDYGVMLNHTPGFPMHVPPREVNLVIATHSHLDHTGAIPIFHISERTPVYGTRLNMELTSLLIKDFIHLSGYYLPFEYIELNSMVRSYISVSYREEVKVGDIKFKLLNSGHLPGGASVLIEAEGKCLLYTSDFNTIETRLLPGADLEYKDLDAVIIESTYADEDHTERKLLEEKFIKEATEVVEAGGTVLVPAFSVGRAQEIACVLAAYHFEHPVVIDGMAREASRILMNHLDFLRDPKLFMDAVHMVNWVDDWRERKRAAKRPGIIIAPAGMLKGGPATYYVQIVGKKSKNAIFLVGYQIPGTPGRELLDSGRCVIDGKIRKIKAKVGFFDFSSHAGAKELKSVIKMLDGKPIVFTIHGADGNCQKFAKWIKEEVGLESKAPNPGEKFVI, from the coding sequence TTGGAGATAAGATTCTTAGGCGGAGCCAGAGAGGTTGGCAGAAACGCTATATCAGTGAAGACAGCTAAAACTCAAATTCTACTTGACTATGGCGTTATGCTTAATCATACTCCTGGTTTCCCGATGCATGTTCCCCCTAGGGAAGTTAACCTCGTTATAGCTACGCATAGCCACTTGGATCACACAGGCGCGATACCCATCTTCCATATAAGCGAGCGGACACCGGTTTATGGAACGAGGTTGAACATGGAGCTAACAAGCCTATTAATCAAAGATTTCATTCATTTATCAGGCTACTATCTTCCTTTCGAATATATAGAGTTAAACTCTATGGTTAGAAGCTATATCAGCGTGAGTTATAGGGAAGAAGTTAAGGTGGGCGACATAAAATTTAAGCTCCTGAATTCAGGGCATCTTCCCGGAGGGGCCTCAGTTTTAATTGAAGCCGAGGGAAAATGCCTCCTATATACGAGCGACTTTAACACTATAGAGACTAGACTTCTTCCGGGAGCGGATTTAGAGTATAAGGATCTCGACGCCGTGATAATTGAGAGCACATATGCTGATGAGGATCATACTGAACGGAAACTCCTCGAAGAGAAGTTTATTAAAGAAGCGACCGAAGTTGTAGAGGCGGGTGGAACAGTTTTAGTTCCCGCGTTCAGCGTTGGCCGAGCTCAAGAGATCGCATGCGTCCTCGCAGCCTATCATTTTGAGCACCCCGTCGTAATAGACGGCATGGCGAGGGAAGCCAGCAGAATACTTATGAATCACTTAGATTTTCTCAGGGATCCGAAACTCTTCATGGATGCCGTTCACATGGTTAATTGGGTGGATGATTGGAGGGAGCGAAAAAGAGCTGCGAAGCGGCCAGGCATAATAATAGCGCCAGCCGGAATGTTAAAGGGCGGCCCAGCAACATATTACGTTCAAATAGTTGGGAAAAAATCTAAGAACGCGATCTTTCTGGTCGGTTATCAAATACCGGGAACCCCGGGGCGCGAATTGTTGGATAGCGGCAGATGCGTTATAGATGGAAAAATTCGTAAGATTAAGGCAAAGGTAGGTTTCTTCGACTTTTCATCCCATGCTGGTGCGAAAGAGCTTAAAAGCGTCATTAAGATGCTTGATGGAAAGCCAATCGTGTTCACGATTCATGGAGCGGACGGAAACTGCCAAAAATTCGCTAAGTGGATTAAGGAAGAGGTGGGTTTAGAGTCGAAGGCGCCAAATCCCGGAGAAAAATTTGTGATATAG